Part of the Candidatus Polarisedimenticolia bacterium genome, GTGCTCCTGGCCACGTCGCTGGAGTATTTCTGGTTTTCGCGGACGGCCGTGGTGGATCTGCCGCTCACTTTCTGCGTCACGCTGGCGCTGGCCGCGTTTTACTGCGCCGCCGAAGGCCTGGGCCGGCCGGCGTTCTGGTACCGCGTCGCTTTTGCCGCAGCCGGGGGAGCGGTCCTGGCGAAAGGGCCGGTCGGGATGGTGCTCCCGGCGCTGGTGGGAGGCGCCTACCTGGCGGCTTCGGGACGGTGGCGCGAGCTCGGGCGGATCCCCTGGATCAGCGGGTTGCTTTGCTTTCTTCTCGTGGCGGGTCCCTGGTACCTCACCGTCTCGCTGCGCCACGGGCGCCGATTCTGGGACGACTTCATCATCAACCGCAACGTGGACCGGTACCTGACCACGGTCCACCACCATCCCGGCCCGGTTTATTACTACCTTCCCGTCCTGATCCTCGGGACGTTCCCCTGGGGCGCCCTGCTCCCCTTCGCGGCGGCCAAGGCCGCCGGGAAGGACTGGCGCCAAGGGCGGGCCCTCGGCTTTCTGCTCCTGTGGATTCTCATGCCGCTGTTGTTCTTCTCCCTGGCGGGATCCAAGCTTCCTTCCTACCTCCTGCCCTGCTTCCCCGCGCTCGCCCTGCTTGCGGCGTGGGGATGGGGAGAGGTCATCGAGAAAGGCGGCGGTTGGCCGCGCCGGGCGGCGGTCGGCTTCCTGCTCCTGCTCTTTCCCGTCCTCGCCGCCGCCATCTACGCGTGGTGCCGCCGCGAAGCGCCGGAGCAGCTTGCGGCGCAGATCCCCCTCGCCGCCGGTCTCGCCGGAACGGCCGTGCTTCTCGGCTTCCTAGCGTTCCGGCGGAGGTTCGGAATGCTGTTCCCCGCCTGCGCCGGCGGGACGGTGGTGTGCCTGACGATGCTGATTCTCTTCAGCCTCGGAAACGTCCGGGAGAAGGCCTCCTTGGTCCGCCTCTCCGCCGAAGCCGTGCGCCTCACCGAAGAAGGAAACGTCGTCGTGGCGTATCGCAATTTCCACAACTCCCTTTTCTTCTACACGCAGAACCGGGTGCCGTGGGTGAAGGAGCGCGCCCTCCTGGATGAGCGGCTGCGCGAGAGGAGGGGCCTTTACTGTCTTCTCGAGGAACGAGGGTTGCGTGAGCTGCAGGAGGATCCGGCGCTGCGCGTGGAGATCGTCGATCGCCAGCAAAAAGTGACGCTGGCCCGCGTCGAGCGCCGCGCGGCGGGAGGCGGCGCGTGACGCGGGCCGAGTGGGTGCGTCGCGAGGCGCCGCGGCTGCGGAAGGCGATCCGGAAGGTCCTCGGGCCGACGTTTCCGGCCGCTCCGCTCTCCCCCCGGGTGACGCGGCGGGAGGAAAGGCTCGGCTTCACCATCGAGCAGGTTTCCTTCAACTCGGCGAAACGCCTCAGAATCCCGGCCCTTTTTCTTCGCCCGCACGTCGCAGGACCTTCTCCCGCGCTCCTTTACTGCCACAACCACGCGCACGATTACGCGTGGGGAAAAGGGGAGATTCTCGAGGGCAAGGGCAGGATGCCGGCCATCGGTCCGATCCTGGCCCGCGCGGGCTTCTGCGTGCTCGGCATCGACGCCTGGTGCTTCGGCGAGCGTCGCGCCGACGAGAACGCCGTCGCCAAGAGCTTTCTGCTGCAGGGCCGCACCTTGTGGGGCATGATGCTGGAGGACGAGAGGTCGGCGCTCGATTATCTGGAGAGCCGCAGTGAAGTGGATGCGCGCCGGATCGGCTGCTTCGGCTTCTCGATGGGGAGCACCAAGGCGTGGTGGCTGGCGGCGCTCGATCCGAGGATTCGGGCTGCGGCCGGGGCGTGCGGCCTCACCACTTACCGGGCTCTCATCGAAGCGGAGGCCTTGAACCGCCATGGGATCTATTTCTACGTGCCCGGGATTCTAGGCGTCGCGGAGGTCGGTCAGATTGTCTCTCTCATCGCCCCGCGCCCGTTCCTGAGCCTCAGCGGGGACGAGGACGCGGGCTCTCCGCTGCCGGGCGTGGCCGAGGCGCATCGTGAAGCGGGAAGAGTCTACCGGCTCCTGGGAGCGCGAGGCAGCCTGGTGCGGCGCGTCTATCCGGCGGGCCACGAATTCACCGCCGCCATGCTCAAGGACACGCTGGCCTGGTTCGGGAGGCATCTGAAACCCAGAGCGTTCATCGCACCATGAAGTCGACGCTTTGGGCGATGCCGTTCTTCCCTACCGTGTCGACGACCTGGACCTCCAGCGTGTAGATCCCCGGCTCGAAGTCGGCCAGCGAGACCGGGAGGCTGACGGGAATCGAGTCGGCCGCCTGATCGGCCGTGAACCGGTGGGTGGACGCCGGGAATTCCTTGAGCGTGACCGCTCCTTTGCGGAGAAGCCCCTTCACTTGGAAAGCGGCTTCCCGGGTCGTCTGCTCCCGCATGGGATGATAGACGGTGCAGGACGCGGCAATCTGGCCGTCGCGCCGAAAGATTCGGTCGGCCGAGGGGACGACCAAGCTCGCGTCCCCGATCGTCTCCGGCTCCAGGTCGACCCGCCGGGCCCGCTTGTCGGGATCCGACAGGATCAGCGAGCTCATGGCGATACGATCCCGGCTCAGATTCGGCACGCGGACCGGCAGGCGCCGAGCCCCGACGTTGCCGGTGCCGAGATCGCGGACCACCACGACCGCCTCGTAGTCGCCCGGCGGCACGTCCCGTTTCGCGACCAGCGAGAGCTGATCGTGGGACGCCCACTCGCCCGGATCGAGGCGCACCTCCACCTTCCGGTTGAACTGATCGGCGATCCGGCTCTTGCCCTGCTGGAGCGTGAGACCGGCTTCCAGCCGCGCGACGAAGCTCCGGCCGTCGGGCAGGAAGAGCAACATCCGATCGGGAACGCCGATGGCGAACTCCGTCGCGGGGACGCCGTCCCGGCCGAAATAGGCCAGGGCCTCCATCGAGACGGGGAAATCGTGGTAGAGCTCGGGGGACATGAAAGCCGAGAACAGCAGCCTCTCTTGAACCTGCTCCTCGGTCATGTAGAGGAATCCTTCTTTCGCGCGGACCCTGGCGCCTTTGCGCGTCACGTCCACCCGGATGGCGTGAAGCCGCCCGTCGGGACCGCTCCCGGGGACGTAGGACACGACGTAACCGGCGTGGGTCTCTCTTTCGACCCGCTCCAGCGCGGGAAGAAAGTCGTTGTTTCCCCGATAGGCCAGGCCTCCGGTTCCGATGGCGAACGATGCAAGAGTCTCCGAGGCGGATTTTTCGATGAGCTCCACGGGAGCAGGCCCGGAAGCGCTTGCATGGGATGAAGTAATCGGACGAGGCGCTTTTTGAATCATCGAGACACCATGAGGCATTCCCTGCGTATTGACGGTATGAATCGCGACCTGGTCGGTCCCTGCCTCCCGGGCGAGTTTCAAGATGTCCGAATCCAATCGCGGTGAAGATGGAATCGCCGTTCCGTTGGCGTCACGCGAGTTATAGTCTCCGGGAGCGCCATACAGCGCCTCGGCGTCGGTCGGAAATCCATCCGTCAGAAAGAAGAGGTCCTTCCTACCCGGCTGCGAATGAAGAGACGTCACGATGGCTCGAAGCGCCCCGAGAGTTTTGAGAGCGCGCTTCCGATCCTCATCGGCATACTGCTCGGCCAATCGGCGAACGTCCTTGGGTTCCATACCGTACTCCCGACTTACCTCGGCCTCTCTTTCAAGGGCTCGAAAGTTTTGCAGCGCTCGATTCTCTCCGGCGTTCCGGATAGCGAGATCGGCCTCGATGGCGTCCATCGCTTTCAACATCAGGGAAGCGTCGAAGGTGAGCTCCTGATAGATCTTGAGCTCTTTCCCCAGCCCGGCGATCATCACGTCGTCGCCGGGGAGGAGGCGCTTGCGGAGAAACTCGCGCACCGCTTCGATCGGACGCGGACCAAGGCCGTGCTCGCAGTTCAGGCCGTCGAGCAGGAACACGAAGGTGCGGGAGGAAGGTGTCGCGAAGGCCGGAACCTGACTGCCTGGTCGCCCCGCCGCGGGAGAGGGCGGCGGAGCCGTTCCCGTCGCCGGTGGCGGCGCCGTCCAGTGGAGCTCGACAGAGTTGATCGCGTGGGGCTTGCCGTCCACCCAGAGGCGGAACTCCTCCGGACGAAGGTCATCCACCGACCGGCCTTTCCGGTCGGTGACCACGACGTTGATGAGGAACAGATTGACGCGCTCGCGCTGGGCGCCGGGCGCCGCCGGCTTTTCCGCCGGGGGTGCCGGGTCCCCGGCGAAGGAGGCCGCGTAGGCGGCGAGCCAGAACAGCAGAATTGGGCCCGTGAGGCGGAAGGGACTCATGGGCACTCTCCTGACGCGGGATGGTGGGTCATCGTATCACGGTTTGATTCCACCGCCCGCTCTTTCTAGAATGGCGCTTCTCCGGGGGAGGCTCCCATGAACAACGCCCGTTTTTCCGCGCCCCGCCGCGGTTTCTTTTTTTCCCGCGCTCTTATCGGCCTGGCGCTCGCCGGCATCTCCCTGACCTGGACGCGGCTGCCCGCCGCTCCTGCCGAGCCGGCGGCGGGGCCGGTCTCGGCGGCGGACCGTCTCTTCCTGGATCGAATCGGCGAAGCCCTGGTTCTCTCCCGGGCCGCCGCGGAGAGAATCTGGCCCGGCTGGGGACTGGAGAAGACGCCTCTGTTGATATACGAAGCGGGGCGAGTCGCTTTTCTGGTGAACCACCCGGCGCCGCCCGCCGATTTCCAGAGACTGGAAGGAAAGGTCCCGCTGCTCGGGGCGGTCTTCGCGAAGTTCGGCAGGGACGCGCGGTTCAACGCCAATACCAGCATCGAATTGGGGGGATTGCCCACGGCCTGCATCGGCTTCTCGACCGCTCCTTCCGAAGCCGAGGCTCCCTCGCTCCGGTTCATCGCGCTCGTGTTCCATGAAGCGTTCCACGCGCATCAAGCCAAGGCCGGCAAGCCGGGCAAAGGAGCGGTCGAAGCGCTCCTTCTCCGCTATCCCGATCTGAACGCCGAAAACCTGGCGCTCGCCCAGATGGAGCAGATGATCCTGTTCCAGCTGGTCCGTTTCGACGATGCTCCCGACCCGGATCGGCTGCGCGCGTTCCTCGCCGTTCGCGCGGCGCGGCAGAAGTCCCTCGGCGCGGAGTTTCTCCATGCGGAGCGCGGCATCGAGTATCAGGAGGGCCTCCCCACTTACGTTGAAGTGCGCCTGCTGGAGGAGGCGCGCAAGGCGACGGCCGGGCTGAGCGGCTTCGGTTCCGGCGACCCTTACAGCCTCGGATTCTCCGTCGCTCCCGAGCTGAGAGTCTCCGACTACCTGTCGCGTCTCCTCCGCTTCTCCTCGGACGCCGCGACCATCCGGAGCCGCGCCTACGCCACGGGAATGGCCCTGGGCCTTCTCCTGGATCGCCTGGGCGCCGACTGGAAGACCGCGGCGCTGAGCTCGGACAAGTACCTCGATGAGATTCTCGCCGACAACCTCTCGATGCCGCCGGGAGTCGCCGCGGCGGCGCTGGCGCGCGCCAAGAAGGATCTCGACTACGACAGCCTCTTCCGAATCATCCAGGAGAAGACCGCCCGCCTCGGCGCCGAACGGAAGCTGGCGGCCGAGAATTTCATGAAACAGCCGGGGATCCGGATCGAGCTGAAACCGCCCGACGGGCCGGTGGAAGTGAGAGGCTTCGATCCGCTCAACGTCCAGCCCATCGACGCCGGCCGGGCCATCCACCGCCGGCTGCTGCGGCTCGCCTTCGGCGAGGGAACGTTCTCCGCCAGCGGGGTCCCGGTGCTCGTCGGCCTCGGGAACGGTCCGTTCGACATCAAGCTCGTGACCGTCTTCGTCCCCGCCGAGGACCTCCTCATGGAGACCGATTTCGCCCCCCTGGCTCTCGAGCCCGGCTCCCGGACCTTTCGAGGCTCGTTCAAGCTGACCGGCGGCGGGGTGTCCCTGCAGGCTTCCAGCGGAACGATCAGCGTCTCTCCCGACAAGTCGAAGATCGAGATCGAGTTGAAGCGCTGACGTCGCGCGCGCGGCCGCCCGGCCGGATCTGGATTAGAATGAATCCATGATCCGGCGATGCGCGCGCTTTCTCGCCCTGGCCCTGCTGTTCCTCTCCGCCGGGCGACCGGCGCAAGGAATCGGCTATATCTTCAACCGTCTGATTCTCTGGAGCGAGCCGGGGGAGGCCTATCCGCGGCTCGACCGCGACCCGGCGACGGGCAGCCTCTCCGTCCTTTTTCTCGGCGCCGTGCCCGCGGAAGGCTGGGAGCCGGTGCAGGCGCGGCGGCTGCTGCTGCGGGGCTCGATGTTCGTGCCCGGCGAGCCGGTCCCGATCTTGCGGCCCCGGGACGGCGATCCCGACTGGGCCTCGACCGCGACGGAGGCCTCCTTCGATCTGAACGGAGACGGGATCGCGGAGATCATCCGCGCCCGGAATGTGGTCATTCCCGACAACCGGAGTCCCTCGGAGGGGGCGGAACGGGTGATGGTGGAGATACTGGAAGGAGATCGGATCCTGTTCGGAGACTTGATCGAGGGCCCCGGCGGAAGCTCGGTGCGGCTTCGCAGCATCTCCACCGGGGACGTCAACAGCGACAGCTTCCCCGACATGCTCGTCCGGCTCGAATCGGCCGATCGCGGAGGCATCGCGTTCTACAGCCAGGCCGACCTGCGAACGAGGGGCGCCGCGACCGTCGTCGTTCCGGGCTTCTCGACGACCGCGTTTCGTCCCGATCGTTATGGAATCTTCGATCTGACCCGGACCCCCAAGGACTTCTTCGGTCATCTTCCTCACGGAGCGCGGCCGGTGGATCCGCTCTGCGGGACGGCGCGCCGGCCGGTGGGCGGCGACGGCCGCGGCCGCTGCCTGTTCCTCTTCGACAATCCCTATCTGGGCTGGATTCGCGGCCTGCAGGTCGACTTCACCGGAGACCGCCAGATCGATGCGTACGAGCTCATGTTCCCGTCGGGGGCTTCATCGCTGACGTCGAGCCAGGCCCTGCGCTTCCTGACCCCGGCGTTGGGCGCCGGATACGTCACCGAAGTCCGTCAGGAACAGAACAAGGTGCAGAAGGTCTGGATCTGGCGGGGGAAGCGGGCGACGGCTCAGCTCACGGCCTCGGAGATCGACGGCAAGAACCTGGCCACCTCGGTCCGCCTGGCGAGGAACTAGACCCTAGCGCGGACCTTCCCGGCCCGCGCGCAGCGC contains:
- a CDS encoding glycosyltransferase family 39 protein, which gives rise to MGKDEPKNAEALREMMERGDWVTPTLAGEPWFDKPILYYWVSLIFFHAIGPGELAARLAPALFGAAGVLLTYAFGTSLFDSRTAWRSAVLLATSLEYFWFSRTAVVDLPLTFCVTLALAAFYCAAEGLGRPAFWYRVAFAAAGGAVLAKGPVGMVLPALVGGAYLAASGRWRELGRIPWISGLLCFLLVAGPWYLTVSLRHGRRFWDDFIINRNVDRYLTTVHHHPGPVYYYLPVLILGTFPWGALLPFAAAKAAGKDWRQGRALGFLLLWILMPLLFFSLAGSKLPSYLLPCFPALALLAAWGWGEVIEKGGGWPRRAAVGFLLLLFPVLAAAIYAWCRREAPEQLAAQIPLAAGLAGTAVLLGFLAFRRRFGMLFPACAGGTVVCLTMLILFSLGNVREKASLVRLSAEAVRLTEEGNVVVAYRNFHNSLFFYTQNRVPWVKERALLDERLRERRGLYCLLEERGLRELQEDPALRVEIVDRQQKVTLARVERRAAGGGA
- a CDS encoding VWA domain-containing protein, which gives rise to MSPFRLTGPILLFWLAAYAASFAGDPAPPAEKPAAPGAQRERVNLFLINVVVTDRKGRSVDDLRPEEFRLWVDGKPHAINSVELHWTAPPPATGTAPPPSPAAGRPGSQVPAFATPSSRTFVFLLDGLNCEHGLGPRPIEAVREFLRKRLLPGDDVMIAGLGKELKIYQELTFDASLMLKAMDAIEADLAIRNAGENRALQNFRALEREAEVSREYGMEPKDVRRLAEQYADEDRKRALKTLGALRAIVTSLHSQPGRKDLFFLTDGFPTDAEALYGAPGDYNSRDANGTAIPSSPRLDSDILKLAREAGTDQVAIHTVNTQGMPHGVSMIQKAPRPITSSHASASGPAPVELIEKSASETLASFAIGTGGLAYRGNNDFLPALERVERETHAGYVVSYVPGSGPDGRLHAIRVDVTRKGARVRAKEGFLYMTEEQVQERLLFSAFMSPELYHDFPVSMEALAYFGRDGVPATEFAIGVPDRMLLFLPDGRSFVARLEAGLTLQQGKSRIADQFNRKVEVRLDPGEWASHDQLSLVAKRDVPPGDYEAVVVVRDLGTGNVGARRLPVRVPNLSRDRIAMSSLILSDPDKRARRVDLEPETIGDASLVVPSADRIFRRDGQIAASCTVYHPMREQTTREAAFQVKGLLRKGAVTLKEFPASTHRFTADQAADSIPVSLPVSLADFEPGIYTLEVQVVDTVGKNGIAQSVDFMVR
- a CDS encoding dienelactone hydrolase family protein — its product is MTRAEWVRREAPRLRKAIRKVLGPTFPAAPLSPRVTRREERLGFTIEQVSFNSAKRLRIPALFLRPHVAGPSPALLYCHNHAHDYAWGKGEILEGKGRMPAIGPILARAGFCVLGIDAWCFGERRADENAVAKSFLLQGRTLWGMMLEDERSALDYLESRSEVDARRIGCFGFSMGSTKAWWLAALDPRIRAAAGACGLTTYRALIEAEALNRHGIYFYVPGILGVAEVGQIVSLIAPRPFLSLSGDEDAGSPLPGVAEAHREAGRVYRLLGARGSLVRRVYPAGHEFTAAMLKDTLAWFGRHLKPRAFIAP